One window of Podarcis raffonei isolate rPodRaf1 chromosome 15, rPodRaf1.pri, whole genome shotgun sequence genomic DNA carries:
- the LOC128403067 gene encoding ATP synthase F(0) complex subunit C3, mitochondrial-like translates to MYTCAKFVFAPALIKNSFQLLCRPISASVLNRPEVRTKEPCLSGAHNELLPVLRREFQTSTVSRDIDTAAKFIGAGAATVGVPGSGAGIGTVFGSLLIGYA, encoded by the coding sequence ATGTATACCTGTGCAAAGTTCGTCTTTGCTCCTGCCCTTATAAAGAACAGTTTCCAGCTGCTCTGTAGGCCCATCTCTGCCTCTGTGCTGAACAGGCCTGAGGTCAGGACGAAGGAGCCTTGTCTCTCAGGTGCTCACAATGAGCTCTTGCCAGTGTTGCGCCGGGAGTTCCAAACCAGCACTGTTTCCAGGGACATTGATACTGCCGCCAAGTTTATTGGTGCTGGCGCTGCCACTGTAGGTGTGCCTGGCTCTGGTGCTGGCATCGGGACCGTATTTGGCAGTCTTCTCATTGGCTATGCCTGA